The genomic window AAACCCAAAATCATGGAGCCCAAGCGGGAACTCGCCAGCGTCGACCTCCGCGCGCTCGTCGGCGAACTCGGCGGCTACGAGGGCGCGATCGTCGACAAGGCGTACCTCTACGGGGACGACCTCCTCCGCTTGCGGCTACGCGATCACGACCGCGGCCGCCTCGAGTTACTGATCGAGGTCGGGGAGCAGAAGCGGATTCACATGGCCGACCCGGACCTGGTGCCCGACGCGCCGGGACGTCCGCCGAACTTCGCGAAGATGCTCCGGAACCGGATGTCCGGCGCGACGTTCGAAGGGATCGAGCAGCACGGCTTCGACCGGATCCTCAAACTCGACTTCGAGCGCACGGACTCGGACACCTCGATCGTCGCGGAACTGTTCGGCGACGGGAACATTGCGGTCCTCGACGAGAACGGGAGCGTCGTGGACTCGCTCGAAACCGTCCGCCTGCACTCGCGAACCGTCGCCCCCGGCTCGAAGTACGAGTACCCGGAGGCCCGGGTCGACCCCCTGTCGCTGTCCTACGAGGCGTTCGTCGAGCACATGGACGCCTCGGACACGGACGTCGTCCGGACGCTCGCGACGCAACTCGACCTCGGCGGCGAGTACGCCGAGGAGCTGTGCGCCCGCGCCGGCGTCGAGAAGGAACTACCGATCGCCGAGGCCGACGATTCCGTCTACGAACCCGTCTACGACGCCCTCCAGTGGCTCGCCGACGCGCTCGAAACGGCGGCCCTCGATCCCCGGGTCTACTACGCCGATCCGGAGGACGGCGGCGGTGCGGACGCCGCCGGCGAGGGGGACGGACGCCAGCGCGGTCAGCCAGTCGACGTGACGCCGGTCCCGCTCGCGGATCACGAGAATCTCGCGAGCGAGCCCCACGACAGCTTCAACGCCGCCGTCGACGCGTACTTCCACGAACTCGAGAGCTACGAGGCCGACGCGGGAGGGGCTGCGGGAGAACCGGACCGCCCGGACTTCGAGGGCGAAATCGAGAAGCAAGAGCGGATCATCGCCCAGCAGCAGGAGGCCATCGCGGGGTTCGAGCAGGAGGCCCAGTCGTTGCGGGCCGCCGCAGAGGCGCTCTATGCCCAGTACGACCTCGTCGACGAACTCCTCAGCACGGTCCGGGCCGCTCGCGAGGAGGGCCACGACTGGGACGCCGTCGAGGAGCGCCTCGACGAAGGCGCCGAGCGGGGGATCGAGGCCGCCGAAATCGTCGCTTCCGTCGATCCGCAGAACGCCCGCATCCGCGTCGAACTCGAAACCGGCGAGGGGGACGACGCCGAGACCCACACTGCCTGGATCGAGGCCGAGGAGGGCGTCGAGCACAACGCCGACCGGCTCTACACCGAGGCGAAAGCCGTCGAGGAGAAGAAGGAAGGTGCCGAATCAGCGATCGAGGACACCCGCGAACGGCTCGCGGAGATCGAACAGCGACGCGAGGAGTGGGAGGCCCGCGACGAGCAGGAGGACGGCGCTGAAGCCGGCGACGGGAGCGGGGGAGCCGAGGACGGCGACGAGGACGGGGGGCGCTCCGACCAGGAGTGGCTCGACCTGCCCTCGATCCCGATCCGGAGCCGCGACTGGTGGTACGACCGGTTCCGGTGGTTCCGGACCTCCCAGGGCTTCCTCGTCATCGGGGGCCGCGACGCCGACCAGAACGAGGAACTTGTCCAGAAGTACCTCGAACCCGGCGACCGGTTCCTCCACGCGCAGGCCCACGGCGGCCCAGTGACGATCCTGAAGGCCGCCGACCCGAGCGAGTCCGGTCGCGACGTGGAGATTCCGGAGGCCGCCGAGCGCGAGGCCGCCCGCTTCGCCGTGACCTACTCCTCGGTCTGGAAGGAGGGGAAGTTCTCCGGCGACGTCTACGCCGTCGATCACGACCAGGTCTCGAAGACCCCCGAGAGCGGCGAGTACCTCGAGAAGGGCGGGTTCGCGATCCGTGGCGACCGCACCTACTACGACGACGTCGAGGTCGCCTGCACGGTCGGGATCCAGTGCGAACCCGAGACCCGCGTGATCGGCGGACCGCCCGAAGCGATCGAGGACCAGGCCGTGACGACCGTCGCCGTCGAACCGGGGAAGTTCGCCCAGGGCGACGTCGGCAAGCGGATCTACCGGCAGTTCCGCGAGCGATTTTCCGACACGAGTTTCGTACGGAAGGTCGCGAGTCCGGACCTGATCCAGCACTTCCTGCCGCCGGGGACGAGTCGGATCGCCGAGGAGTGAGTCGCTACTTCGCCGGATCACTCAATGGCGTCGAGCACGTCGCCGATCCACTCCAGATTGCGCTCGGGAAGCACGCCGTAGCCGTAAAACGAGAGTCGATCGGCGCCGGCGTCGACTGCCGTCTCGATCTGCGAGCGGAGCCGCGCCTTCGAGTCGAGGATCGGGTGCCCGGCGAGGATCCCCGCCGTGACTGGCACGTCGAGCATCGTCCGCGTCGCCCGCACGTCGTCCCGGACGACCGTGGGGTCCTCGTGGTAGGCGAGCACGGTCACGCCGTCGACGATCCCGGATAGGGCGTCGAGGTCGAGCCCGTGCTTCCAGGAGTGCTCGATCCCCATCCGGTCGTCGCCGAGCCCGCCCATCTTCAGGTAGTAGGTGAAGTCCGCGGGCGCGATTTCGTCGGCGAAGTCTTCGAGTAGCTCCGACAGCGTCTCCCGGCGAACGTGGGCGTAGTCACGAACTGCCGGGTGCTCGGCGAGCCAGCCGCCGACGTCGGTGTCCGCGGCGAGGTCGCCGTCGAAGCGGGCATCGAGCGCGTCCTGGGCGCTCTCCCGCGCTGCGTCGACGTCGACACCGGCGTCCGTGGCGTTCGCTCGGCAGTGCTCGCAGAAACACAGGCCGAACAGGAACTCGCCGAGGGGCCCGAGTTCCGTGAAGAACTCCTGGTGGTGCCAGCCGTAGCCCGTGCCGTACTGGTAGTCGGCGAGTTCCATCTCGACGGCCTCGAAGTCCCGAGCGTCTGCGACGTCCGCGGCGAGCGCTCGACCATACTCCTGGACGTCCGGGTTCGACGGGCAGAGCCCCCAGACGAGCGAGTCGCCGAAGGGCGAGCGCATCGTGGCGTCGGGGTGGTTCCGGCCCTGCTTCGAGCTGTGGAAGGGCACGGTCCAGGATCGCAGCGCGACTGGTGAGCCCGCGAACGCGTCCGTAATCTCGCCGACCCAGTCCGCCTCGCCCATCGTCTCGTTCACGTCCGGCGTGAGCTCCCCGTACCGAGATTCGTCCGGTTGGAAGTAGGCGCTCGCGTCAGCGAAGAACGTCTTCCGCTCGGGGTTGTGCGGGTTCAGCGTCTGCACGGAGTGCATCGTCGTCGCGAGGTTCACCGTGTCGATGCCGAGGTCGTCGAGTCGCTCGGCGACCGCTTCGGGCCCCTCGTCCACGAGGTCCCAAGGATGGGCCCAGATGCTCGCGTTCACGCCGACCACCCAGTCTCCTCGTCGATCGGTGCGATCGGACGCGGGACGCGCTCGTAGGGCAGTTCGGAGAGCACTTGATCGGTGTTCCCACGCGTGAGGGCAAAGAGCCGTCGGCCTGCGAGCGCCTTCCAGGCCGGACTGAGGTAGCCGCTCTTGAGGACGACGAGGTCCCTGGCGGTCGGCTCGATGCCGACGTCTCGCAGGTTCGCGGGGTCGCGGTGGACGTTGGTCCGCTCCTCGGTGACCAGCACCGTCGTCCCGTCGACGACGACCCGGGCAGTTCCGACGCCGTCGACGGTCGCGACCTCCCGGACGTCGGCTGCTGTGTCGTACGGCTCCCCGCTACCGGCTGCCTGGCCGAGCGCGAGGTCCACTGTCTCGCCGTCGCCCGCTGACGCACAGGTATCGTACGCGTCCGGGTCGGCGATCACCGCCACCAGGGGATCGTCGAACGCCGACCGCTCGGTGACGGTCTGCAGGAAATCGACGACGTCCTCGGAGCCGCCCGCACCGGGAATGTCGCCGGTGTCGGCTACGACGACCGGTCCGTCCGTCGTCGCGGCCGCCTCGTCCAGTGCAGTTTCGGGATCGTACGCCTCCGTCGTAAACGCGAACTCGTCGCGACGATCCCAGAATGCCTCTGCGAGTTCGGTGGCAGTCGACTCCACAGAGGCTTCGTCGCTGGCGTCGCCGGTGACGAGTGCGTGACAGCCGGCGTGGGGCGAGTCGGCCCACGGGAACCCGAGGAAGTAGTTCGCGTCGAGGATCCCCGACTCCTCGTCGGCCGACCGACACCGCTCGATCAGCGAGGCCATCGGCGCTGCCTCCGTCTCCGATCGCTCACCGGCGAGGAGCATCGGCAGTCGCTCCCACCCGAGCGTCAACTCGCGATCGTCCCGGACCGATTCGAGCAGGAGCGACGCTGCCCGCTCGCCAGTCTCGACGACGTCGGTGTGGGGAGCGGTGCGATACCCCGCAACGCCGTCGAGTTGCTCGACGAGTCGTTCGGTGATCGTGGCGTGCATGTCGAGGGCGGCCGTGATCGGCACGTCTGGGCCGATCGTCTCCCGGATCGCAGCGACCAACGCTCCCTCGGGATCCGGGTAGTGCTCGGCGTGCATCGAGCCGTGGAGGTCGAGACAGACGCCGTCGAGGTGCTCGCCCTCGATTCGGTCGAGCAGTTCGTCGCGGAACCGCTCGAACGCAGCGTCGGTCACCGTCGGGCCCGGAATCGCGTCGGTACCGATCGTCGGTAGCAGGTCCGCGTCGGCGGCCAGGAGGGCGTCGCGGATCCCCGCGATCGAGCGTCCGGTTGCGAACGATCCGAGGAGCGCGTCGTCGGTCGCGACCTCGAAATCCTCGAACTCCGTCGATCCATCGGCGAACGTATTCGTCTCGTGTTTGACCGTCGCGACGGCGATTCGCATCGAGTGAACGAGGTCCGGGGCGGGCAGTAAACCACCCGATGGGTTTCACCGTGGCGGGTGTAGAACCAATACGACTCGCCCACAACAGCAAAGACTCCCCTTTG from Salinarchaeum sp. Harcht-Bsk1 includes these protein-coding regions:
- the rqcH gene encoding ribosome rescue protein RqcH: MEPKRELASVDLRALVGELGGYEGAIVDKAYLYGDDLLRLRLRDHDRGRLELLIEVGEQKRIHMADPDLVPDAPGRPPNFAKMLRNRMSGATFEGIEQHGFDRILKLDFERTDSDTSIVAELFGDGNIAVLDENGSVVDSLETVRLHSRTVAPGSKYEYPEARVDPLSLSYEAFVEHMDASDTDVVRTLATQLDLGGEYAEELCARAGVEKELPIAEADDSVYEPVYDALQWLADALETAALDPRVYYADPEDGGGADAAGEGDGRQRGQPVDVTPVPLADHENLASEPHDSFNAAVDAYFHELESYEADAGGAAGEPDRPDFEGEIEKQERIIAQQQEAIAGFEQEAQSLRAAAEALYAQYDLVDELLSTVRAAREEGHDWDAVEERLDEGAERGIEAAEIVASVDPQNARIRVELETGEGDDAETHTAWIEAEEGVEHNADRLYTEAKAVEEKKEGAESAIEDTRERLAEIEQRREEWEARDEQEDGAEAGDGSGGAEDGDEDGGRSDQEWLDLPSIPIRSRDWWYDRFRWFRTSQGFLVIGGRDADQNEELVQKYLEPGDRFLHAQAHGGPVTILKAADPSESGRDVEIPEAAEREAARFAVTYSSVWKEGKFSGDVYAVDHDQVSKTPESGEYLEKGGFAIRGDRTYYDDVEVACTVGIQCEPETRVIGGPPEAIEDQAVTTVAVEPGKFAQGDVGKRIYRQFRERFSDTSFVRKVASPDLIQHFLPPGTSRIAEE
- a CDS encoding M81 family metallopeptidase; protein product: MRIAVATVKHETNTFADGSTEFEDFEVATDDALLGSFATGRSIAGIRDALLAADADLLPTIGTDAIPGPTVTDAAFERFRDELLDRIEGEHLDGVCLDLHGSMHAEHYPDPEGALVAAIRETIGPDVPITAALDMHATITERLVEQLDGVAGYRTAPHTDVVETGERAASLLLESVRDDRELTLGWERLPMLLAGERSETEAAPMASLIERCRSADEESGILDANYFLGFPWADSPHAGCHALVTGDASDEASVESTATELAEAFWDRRDEFAFTTEAYDPETALDEAAATTDGPVVVADTGDIPGAGGSEDVVDFLQTVTERSAFDDPLVAVIADPDAYDTCASAGDGETVDLALGQAAGSGEPYDTAADVREVATVDGVGTARVVVDGTTVLVTEERTNVHRDPANLRDVGIEPTARDLVVLKSGYLSPAWKALAGRRLFALTRGNTDQVLSELPYERVPRPIAPIDEETGWSA